Proteins encoded by one window of Cannabis sativa cultivar Pink pepper isolate KNU-18-1 chromosome 4, ASM2916894v1, whole genome shotgun sequence:
- the LOC115720523 gene encoding uncharacterized protein LOC115720523 encodes MELMTLVLYYNGKIVDKCIYTDYEVTGILLPKSFSYNDLQTKICSELDLNNKTLISMEIQFQIRPTIPPMKIKDDSGCRFYEQIRKKNDDEAAYPLLINFSVSSDPNQSLSDQQLSCIPHSTQIDSNAEPYVQETEELPTTAQLAQTIAEYITDQVEKATNTSWENTSNIITDPRVESIQIGQLYKDKDTMKLAISLYAIKMNQQYKVKRSSSKDYSLICVDSNCKWYFLASKHGKTDMFKVRKLNDTHTCSLEIIYEDHPQATSDIIADCIKRRIINPKRNYKPNDIVEDIAEDYSISISYHKAWRAKEKATFDVKGSPYDSYNEIPGFLYMIQKCNPGTITDLVQDDEGRFKYCFFALASSIKGWNHCTPIIVVDATFLKNAYGGTLIVANAQDADRHIFPLAFAIVDSENDASWQYFMDKLKQTYGEREEQCIISDRHESIAKSVKMVFPNLMHGVCCFHLFQNIKSRFRKGGDELRDAFYCAAKAYNLADFEGFMKEIDTIDNRIRPYLTNEVGLNKWRRVYSTNKRYSTMTSNISESVNSALKEVRELPIGTLLECLRCLVQRWSWTNKNRALATLTTLAKGPEKELKDKLDRSKKLQVETSNHAIYTVNELKSSYIVDIQKKTCTCQRFQYDEMPCSHAMAVISKRHFKCYNFCSYFYTKQAFLATYEETVFPIGDRDSWELPDHIRQIEVLPPKHKRPAGRPRKQRYKTAMEKATQNQCTQCLKRGHNRRTCKNEPLEPSAKRKRY; translated from the exons ATGGAATTGATGACATTGGTGCTTTACTACAATGGTAAAATTGTGGATAAATGCATATACACTGATTATGAAGTCACAGGGATACTATTACCAAAAAGTTTCTCATACAATGACCTACAAACCAAAATTTGTAGTGAGTTAGACTTGAACAACAAGACACTAATCAGTATGGAAATCCAGTTTCAAATACGACCAACTATACCACCAATGAAGATCAAGGATGACAGTGGCTGCAGATTCTATGAgcaaataaggaaaaaaaatgatgatgagGCTGCATACCCATTACTCATTAACTTTTCAGTGTCTTCAGACCCCAACCAAAGTCTATCAGACCAACAATTATCATGCATTCCCCACTCAACTCAAATAGACAGCAATGCTGAACCGTATGTACAAGAAACAGAAGAGTTACCTACAACAGCTCAACTTGCACAAACAATTGCAGAATATATAACAGACCAAGTTGAAAAAGCAACCAACACAAGCTGGGAGAACACATCAAACATAATTACTGATCCAAGGGTTGAAAGCATACAAATTGGACAGCTTTATAAAGACAAAGACACAATGAAACTCGCCATAAGCCTCTATGCCATAAAAATGAATCAACAATACAAGGTAAAAAGGTCATCATCCAAGGACTACAGCCTAATATGTGTTGACAGTAACTGCAAATGGTACTTCCTAGCATCAAAACATGGCAAAACCGACATGTTTAAGGTCAGAAAACTCAATGACACTCATACATGCTCCCTAGAAATCATTTATGAAGACCATCCTCAAGCAACAAGTGACATAATTGCTGATTGCATCAAACGAAGGATCATAAACCCCAAAAGAAACTACAAACCAAATGACATTGTTGAAGACATAGCGGAAGATTATAGTATCTCCATCTCCTACCACAAAGCATGGAGAGCAAAAGAAAAAGCTACTTTCGACGTTAAAGGTAGCCCATATGATTCATACAATGAAATCCCTGGCTTCCTATACATGATTCAAAAATGCAACCCAG GAACAATAACAGATCTTGTACAAGATGATGAGGGGAGATTCAAATACTGTTTCTTTGCATTAGCATCTTCTATCAAAGGCTGGAATCACTGCACACCAATAATAGTTGTGGATGCAACTTTTTTGAAGAATGCATATGGAGGTACTCTTATAGTTGCTAATGCACAAGATGCTGACAGACATATATTTCCACTAGCTTTTGCAATAGTCGATTCAGAAAATGATGCGTCATGGCAATACTTCATGGATAAACTCAAACAAACATATGGGGAACGGGAAGAGCAATGCATAATTTCAGATAGACATGAAAGTATCGCCAAATCAGTGAAAATGGTATTTCCCAACTTGATGCATGGGGTATGTTGCTTCCATCTATtccaaaatataaaatcaaGATTTAGAAAAGGAGGAGATGAGCTGAGAGATGCATTCTATTGTGCAGCAAAAGCATATAATCTTGCTGATTTTGAAGGATTCATGAAAGAAATAGACACCATAGACAACCGAATTCGTCCTTACTTGACAAATGAAGTTGGCCTCAATAAATGGAGAAGGGTTTATAGCACAAACAAGCGTTACTCAACAATGACCTCAAATATATCAGAATCCGTGAATTCAGCCTTGAAAGAAGTAAGAGAGTTACCCATTGGCACACTACTAGAATGTCTACGCTGCTTGGTTCAAAGATGGAGTTGGACAAACAAAAATAGAGCTCTTGCTACACTCACAACACTAGCAAAAGGACCAGAAAAGGAACTCAAAGACAAATTAGATCGCAGTAAAAAATTGCAG GTTGAAACATCAAACCATGCCATATATACAGTCAATGAGTTAAAAAGTTCGTACATAGTAGACATTCAAAAAAAGACATGCACATGTCAAAGATTCCAATATGACGAAATGCCATGTTCTCATGCAATGGCAGTAATATCAAAAAGACACTTCAAATGCTACAATTTCTGCTCTTATTTCTACACAAAACAAGCCTTCCTTGCAACATACGAAGAAACTGTGTTTCCAATAGGTGACCGAGACTCATGGGAGTTACCTGATCATATTAGACAAATTGAAGTACTGCCACCAAAGCACAAAAGACCAGCAGGAAGGCCAAGAAAACAACGGTATAAGACCGCAATGGAGAAAGCAACACAGAATCAATGCACACAATGCTTGAAAAGAGGACACAACCGAAGGACTTGCAAGAATGAACCATTGGAACCATCCGCAAAGAGAAAAAGATACTAA